A window of Verrucomicrobiia bacterium genomic DNA:
TCAGAGGATTTAGGGGCGGCGGTTGGTCCGAAGGTCCGAAGGCCACCTTGAGACCTTCGAGCGACGGGACCGCTCTGACCGGTATCTTCGCCTGAATGCCCCTCTTCCAGTCAAAGGCTTTCCGCAGGGTCGGACAAAACACGAAAAGTGCGTAAGCGAATTCGTCAGGCCCGCCCACGGACGCCCAGTCCGAGGACGTCGCGGCAATAGCGGAGACTGCGTTCGAGGTCTTCGCGCTGCCGGTCCGGATCATTGGCGTTGTAGGTCTCCCGGGGGGTTCCACGCTTGGCCAGACTGAGGAACCGGGCGAGTTCGGCAGCGGTGCGGTTGGGCCAGACCTCCCAGAAGGACGGTTCGAGGTAGGGGAACTCGACGGCGAATCCGCCGATGGTTTCGATGTTGACCGCGACCCCCGGGCACAATGCGGCGTATCGGGCGAAGTAGTGCTTAAGGTCCACGACCCCGCCGTCGCCCATCGCGGTCCACTGAACCCGGCACCCCTTCTCGGTCTCCCAGATGGCGCTGTCGCGGAGGCTGGTGGTGAGGGCGTAGGGGCCCAGTTTTTCGAGGCTGTCGAGGGGATCCTCGAGGGTCCAGACGGCATTGCCCGAATCCATGTTGGCGCCCACCCAGTCCCGGCCTGCAGCCTCGATCAGGGTGATCAACTCGTCCGCCGTCATGTCCCCGGCATGGTTTTCCATGGCGACTTTCACGCCGAGATCCTGGGCGAGGGCGCGCTGCGACTTGAGGACGGCGACGGTGTCTTCGATACGGGCGTCAATGCCACCGGGGGTGCGGCGGTCCTCCCGCGAGCCAAGGACCACGCGAAAGGCGGGGGAG
This region includes:
- a CDS encoding sugar phosphate isomerase/epimerase codes for the protein MNPAAFPCSRRDFGRTLAVAAAGTALTRSLPSLAQAPQTRIKLGLDNFAVRAMKWTGRQLVDYAASLEMDTLFITDLAGLGSLEEAAARELRRYAADKGIEILLGSWSICPTSRTFRKDWGTAEEHLALGLRLSKAVGSPAFRVVLGSREDRRTPGGIDARIEDTVAVLKSQRALAQDLGVKVAMENHAGDMTADELITLIEAAGRDWVGANMDSGNAVWTLEDPLDSLEKLGPYALTTSLRDSAIWETEKGCRVQWTAMGDGGVVDLKHYFARYAALCPGVAVNIETIGGFAVEFPYLEPSFWEVWPNRTAAELARFLSLAKRGTPRETYNANDPDRQREDLERSLRYCRDVLGLGVRGRA